The genome window ACTTATTCGTCAGGTTATATATATATAAGTGATTAGTTTTATTTGTTGTTTTTTAAACTATACCCTAATTATTGTATTGGAATTAATTTTCCATGGGCTATATTTATAACTGGTAGGCATAGCGTATAAAACTTAATTAATTATATATACGGTGGTTAATGTAATGAAAAATATAATTATTGTAGGCGGTGGGACTGGTGGAACGATGCTAGCGAATACACTTGCCAGAAAATTGAGTAAAGAAATTTTTTCGAAGAAAATAAAAATAACATTAATTACTGATAATCCAATCCATTATTATAAACCTGCATTTATGTATGTTGCTTTTAATTTATTTTTTAAGGATGAACTGAGTCGCCCTGAAAGAGAATTGCTAAGACCTGAAATAGAGTTAGCCATTGATAAAATTGAGTCCTTTGATTTTAAAAATAAAGCGCTAAACTCAAAGGATGGAAAAAAATATAATTATGATTTTCTTGTTATTGCGACAGGTTGCGTGCCGAAACCTGAGCGCATTGAAGGTTTAAAGGATATTGGTAACCATTTTTATGCTTATGAAGCATCAAGAAAGTTAGCTGACCAACTGGCTAAGATTGAAAAAGGTAGAGTTTTTATTACCGTATCATTCCCTGAAACGCCTAATGTACCTCATCAGTGTGGTATCGCACCGATGGAAACAACATTAATGATTGATGAGTTTTTACGTAAACGCCGAGTTAGGGATAATATTGAAATTGTTTATACCTATCCAACAGTTTCACAATTATTACGTAATTGTTTATTTATGCAACAACCTGTTTGTGAAGTTATTCCCGAAGTATTTACTGCTAAAAATATTAAAGCACAAAGAGGGTTTACTTTAGATAAAGTTGATCCAGATAAGAAGGTAGCTTATTCGAAAGAAGGGGATGAGCAAAATTTCGACTTATTGATCAGTACTCCGCCAATTACCGCGGTTGAGGCAGTTATTAATACCGGATTAAGTGAGCATAATAATGGTGAAGGTTGGTTACCTACCGACCATGAAACTATGCAAGTTTATGGTGTTGATAGCGTTTATGTTATAGGTGATACCGTTGATTTACCGATCAGTAAAGCAGGTGGAAGTTGCCATAATCAAGCTGCAATTATAGCTGATAATATTTGCGGAGAATTAATTTATGGTTATCCTGCCGCTATTTATGATGGCCGAGTTCAAGCTGTTGCCCAAATGGGATTAACGGCAGGGATGCCTTTGCAATACGATTATAAACACGACGTTATTCCTACGCCTCCAACTAAATTAGGAGGATTACTAAGAAATGGCTTTAATAGAGGTATTTATTGGGCTGCTATTCGTGGTTTAGTTTAAGGAGGAAATCAAAATGTCGAATAATGAGAATCAAAGTAAACTAATTGAACTTCTTAATTCTGAATCAGGTGATCATTTCGCCGAAAAATTAGCCCCTTTATTACAGTTGAATCGTTTAGATAATATTGTTGATTTACTTTCTTTAATTTCTGACCTTATTGATATTACCGATAATAACACTGTAGAGAAACTGGCAAACTCATTTGAGGATACTTTAGCGCCAGTCTGGGAGCTAGGTACTGCTTATAATATGGCCAAAATGGAAGAGAGATATAATAGTAAAAGTCCAAATTTTCGTTCGGTGTATGTTTTATTAAAAGATCCAAATACATTACGTGGAATTAGTACCGTTTTACGAACCTTGCAAATAATGGGTTCTCGATTGTCTTCCCCCCCAAGAGGGATAATATTTCGGAGGTGGTATGATATTAGATAAATTGTATTCTTTTGATACGCGTGTGATACATAATTACTATGATGCAGCCGAAAATTTAGGATCACTCGCTTCTCCTATTTATCAAACGTCAACTTACGTATTTAACAATGTCGAAGAAGGAGCTGCCTGTTTTAGCGGTGAATTGAATGGTTATATTTATACTCGAATAAATAATCCAACATTGAGTTTGCTAGAAAAGCGATTGGCTGATTTAGAAGAGGGAGATGCAGCAATTGTATTTTCTTCAGGGATGGGGGCAATAACATCGACTCTTTGGACCTTACTGAGCCCAGGAGATGAGCTGTTAGTTGATATGACGGTTTATGGCTGTACATATGCATTCTTTCATCATGGGTTAGCTAAATTTGGTGTCAAAGTTCGTCACATTGATATGAGTGACCCAAATAATGTGGCACAGGAACTCACTGAAAAAACAAAGATGATATTTTACGAGTCACCTGCAAACCCAAATATGCGCTTAGTTGATATTAATGCTGTGAGTAATATCGTTCATCAATATAACCTTGCAAATAACCAAGAAATATTGGTGACAGTAGATAATACCTATTGTACTCCTTACATTCAAAAACCACTTGAGCTTGGGGCGGATATCGTTGTTCATTCATTAACGAAATATATGAATGGGCATGGTGATGTGATGGCTGGCGCTGTTATAACAACTGAGGAATTAGCGAAGCAAATCAGATTGGTTGGCCTGAAAGATATGACTGGAGCATGTTTATCCCCTCATGATGCAAACCTGATATTGCGAGGAATGAAAACACTGCCAATCAGAATGGAAAGGGTGGTTAAAAATGCACAGAAAGTTGCAGAATATTTGGCTTCGTTATCTGAAGTTTCTCAGGTTATGTATCCAGGTTTACCGAGTTTTCCGCAATACTCATTAGCTCAAAAGCAGATGAAGCTACCCGGGGGAATGATTGCTTTTGAACTTAAAGGGGGACTTGAGGCGGGTAAGCAGTTTCTGAACCGTCTACAGCTATTTTCTTGTGCGGTTAGCCTCGGTGATTGTGAGTCATTGGCTCAGCACCCTGCAAGTATGACCCATTCTACTTACACTGCTGAGGAACGAAAACAGTATGGGATTAGTGATGGGCTTATTCGTTTATCAGTTGGGTTAGAAAGCGCTAATGATTTGATTGCCGATATTAAGCAAGCGCTCTTTTGATACCACAATAGGTAACAAAAGGCCCTATATCATATAAATATAGGGCCTAAATTCACTTTACGAATACTTTAGTCGATTAAGATTTTTGAAATTTACGCATTACAAAGAAGGTGACGCTCAATATAGCGACCCATGCAAACCCGACGAGAAGGGCAACTTGTGTATCTTTAAAGAAGCCAAGTAGCGCGATAACAAAGACCATAAATGCAATAGTAATTGCAGGGCCAATCGGCCAAAATGGAACTGGGAATTTGAGTTTTTTAACTTCTTCAGCGCTCATTTGGCGACGCATTGCGACATGAGAAAGTAGGATCATTAACCAGACCCAAACAGTTGCAAAGGTTGCGATTGATGCAATAATCACAAAGATTTTTTCTGGAAGTAGGTAGTTCAAATACACTCCGAGTAACATTACCACGGACATCACCATCACAGTGACCCAAGGCACCCCACTTTTCGTTAACTTGGTAAAGACTTTAGGTGCCTGCTTGTCTTGTGCCATACCATACATCATACGACCAGCACCAAAAATATCACTATTGATAGCTGAGACAGCTGCTGTGATCACCACGATATTTAAGATATTTGCCGCTGATTGAATACCTAAGCTATCAAAAATTTGGACGAATGGGCTGCCATTCTGACCAATTTGATTCCACGGATAGATGCACATCAGAATAAAAAGTGTTAACCCATAGAATAATAAAATACGAATGGGTACTGCATTGATTGCTTTAGGAATAGTTTTTTCTGGATTTTGTGCTTCACTGGCGGTAATACCGATCACTTCGATACCCCCAAAGGCGAACATTACGATAGCTAAGGATGCAATAACACCTTCAATACCGTTAGGCATAAAGCCACCGTGTTCCCAGAGATTTTGGATACCTACCGCATGGTCAGTTTCTTGGCCGAAACCGTAGAACATTAAGAAGGTACCACCAACAATCATTGCGATGATTGCGGAGACTTTCACGATAGACAGCCAAAATTCCATTTCACCGAAAATTTTAACATGGCATAAATTGAGCGCACCAATAAATAGCACGATACTTAATACCCATACCCATTGGTCAACATGTGGAAACCAGAACCCCATGTACATCCCGAAAGCGGTAATATCAGCCAAGCACACGACTAACATTTCAAATACGTAGTTCCAGCCAGTCAAAAAACCAGCGAGGGGGCCCATGTAATGGCTAGCGTAGTGAGAGAATGAACCGGGTACTGGGTGATGTACTGCCATCTCGCCTAAGGCTCGCATGACCATAAATACAGCGGCACCACCGACCATATAAGCGAGTAAAACTGCTGGACCTGCCGCTTGAATGGCAGAAGCAGAACCATAAAATAAGCCGGTACCAATCGCTGACCCTAGAGCCATAAAGCGAATGTGCCGAACACTCAGCCCCTTTCTGAGTTGATTTTGTTCACTACTTTGCATGTCTTTTCCTGTCTTTTTCTTCGTTCGATATGTTGTTCCGAATATGCTTTCGGTATTGTTTATTCAGTCGGACGTACTTTATTGAACCCTAAGGTGGCTACATTATCACAAACTTCCTTGTTCGTGAGATAGATATCTGCAATATAATGCGTGCTTAGCTAACTATTTTAGGAGTGATATGAAATACCCAATTAATGAAATTTTCCAAACCATTCAGGGAGAGGGGGTTTTTACTGGTGTTCCAGCTGTGTTTATTCGTTTACAGGGCTGCCCAGTTGGATGTAGCTGGTGTGATACCAAACAAACATGGGAAAAAGAACAAGATAAAGAATCGACCCTAGGGGATATCGCACTTAAAACGATTGATTCAGATGTATGGGCTATGGCGAGCGGTGAGGAATTGATTCAATTAATGAAAGAAAAACACTTTAGCGCACAGCATATTGTTATTACCGGCGGTGAGCCTTGTATTTATGATTTACAGCCACTGACTGGGATATTAGAACAACACGGATATCAATGCCAAATTGAAACTAGCGGCACATACCCTATTCAATGCACAGATAACACATGGGTTACCGTATCACCAAAAGTCGGTATGAAAGGAGGGTTACAGGTGATCAGCCAAGCAGTAAATCGTGCTAATGAAATTAAGCATCCTGTTGCTCGCGAAAAAGATATTGAGGCTCTTGAGAAAATTTTAGCATTACGTACTGTCGAGCCCTCTCCATCAGTGGCATTGCAGCCAATTAGCCAAAAGGCGGCAGCAACAAAATTGTGTATTGCAACCTGCATTCAACGTAACTGGCGGTTATCGATTCAGACACATAAGTATTTGGATATTCAATAATAAAAATAGCGATAACCTAGCAGTAACCCCCAATAACTGGAAAACGCTTATTGGGGGGCTTTAAATTATCTAAATGGTTGGGTTAATGGTACTTCAGGATCTGGCTCGTGAGTAATACGGTTACGTAAGTCACGGCGAATAATTTCAATAGACCAAAACCAAATTAAATGGCCAAATATTTCTGACACATTCTCATACCATGGCAGGTCGAAAAGTGGAGGGGTGAGCCCCATTAGAGGGAATGAAATCATGTGGACAAATAATTGCGCCAGTGCACCTGCTAACAACCCTTGCCATAGCTTAATTTTAGGGAATATTTCAGCAACAATGCAATATCCGACCGCAAACACGATAGAAAATATGATGTGAGTAACACCCACAGAGTTAAAAACGTGCCCAGCAAAGGTATAAACTGCAGAGTTAGGATCTGCAATTCCTAACCAATCTCTTAAGAAAATATAAGGTGGATTGAGGAAATTGCGTGAGCAGTCAATTTGTTCTGCTGCACGAATCAGTGTTTCAGGTGAACAAGCGGTACTAAACATATCCGTTGGACTTCTTGGGGGTAATGGAACTTCAGCGCCCCACTTGACAAACGAAGAGACAATACCTGCAATTAAACCGATAAATGCTGCCAGCCCATAGCGCCTTCTGGACTTAGGTGTTTGTTGAAATAGATTCATTTTCCCTGCCTTATTAAAAGTAAATAATGATAAATAATAGATCAGGTTATAATTTGATGCACTATGTCAAATAAATGTTTTTATATCCTTAATGTTAAGGGGGGAATATCAGCCACTGATTTATTGCCTTAATCTCGACTTAATAACGTATGGATCTTTAGGATTTAGCCTGTAAAAGGCAGTCAGGAAGCTTTCTATACAGCGTTGGGCATTGATATTGGTGATGAGTGATAAGTCGAAAGTAAGGATATAGGGATTTAGCTCCTCATTTATGTTTAAAACCTATTAGGCTTGCCGCTAAGTCAGCAGTCTGAGGAGCGTGTATCCCTATGATAAATGGCTTTTTTAGTGCATTAGCTTTTAAGCTTCTCCGCGATAGACGCAGCCTGCATTGCAGGTTTCTTTTACAGTAACCGCACTTAATAATGGTAGTAAAGGCTTAGTTTGTTGCCAAATCCACTGGGCTAACACCTCACTAGTTGGGTTTTCTAACCCTTCTATATCATTTAAATAGTGATGGTCTAAGCGTTCCCAAATAGGCTTAAAAGCGGCTTTTACATCGGAGAAATCAATAATCCAACCACTATGTGAGTCGACTTCACCGGTGATTTCTAAACGCACCATGAAAGAATGGCCATGGAGTCGGCCACACTTATGACCCTCTGGTACATGAGGAAGTTTGTGGGCGGCTTCGAAAGTGAAATCTTTATAGATTGTTGTGCTCATATGTGGCTCCTTGTTGTGAATAAACAGCGTATTGTACTGCATTTTTAGGTGAAAATATCTTTAATTACTAAAATAGCGTTAACCGCTTTTATCAATATGATCCATCAGTTAATTGCTTTAGGCTTTTTAGTTATTAATTATGGCTATCGTTTCTTATCCCATTATCTAGGGTTGTTATAACCTAACGGCATACCCTATATGTTTCAGGTACTGCGGTATTTTTTGCTTTATTACCCTAATTATTTGGGGGAATGGGCAGGTATTAGGTTGTCGGTCTTTT of Providencia rettgeri contains these proteins:
- a CDS encoding NADH dehydrogenase-like protein SAV0941 → MKNIIIVGGGTGGTMLANTLARKLSKEIFSKKIKITLITDNPIHYYKPAFMYVAFNLFFKDELSRPERELLRPEIELAIDKIESFDFKNKALNSKDGKKYNYDFLVIATGCVPKPERIEGLKDIGNHFYAYEASRKLADQLAKIEKGRVFITVSFPETPNVPHQCGIAPMETTLMIDEFLRKRRVRDNIEIVYTYPTVSQLLRNCLFMQQPVCEVIPEVFTAKNIKAQRGFTLDKVDPDKKVAYSKEGDEQNFDLLISTPPITAVEAVINTGLSEHNNGEGWLPTDHETMQVYGVDSVYVIGDTVDLPISKAGGSCHNQAAIIADNICGELIYGYPAAIYDGRVQAVAQMGLTAGMPLQYDYKHDVIPTPPTKLGGLLRNGFNRGIYWAAIRGLV
- the mdeA_3 gene encoding Methionine gamma-lyase, producing the protein MILDKLYSFDTRVIHNYYDAAENLGSLASPIYQTSTYVFNNVEEGAACFSGELNGYIYTRINNPTLSLLEKRLADLEEGDAAIVFSSGMGAITSTLWTLLSPGDELLVDMTVYGCTYAFFHHGLAKFGVKVRHIDMSDPNNVAQELTEKTKMIFYESPANPNMRLVDINAVSNIVHQYNLANNQEILVTVDNTYCTPYIQKPLELGADIVVHSLTKYMNGHGDVMAGAVITTEELAKQIRLVGLKDMTGACLSPHDANLILRGMKTLPIRMERVVKNAQKVAEYLASLSEVSQVMYPGLPSFPQYSLAQKQMKLPGGMIAFELKGGLEAGKQFLNRLQLFSCAVSLGDCESLAQHPASMTHSTYTAEERKQYGISDGLIRLSVGLESANDLIADIKQALF
- the proY_1 gene encoding Proline-specific permease ProY gives rise to the protein MQSSEQNQLRKGLSVRHIRFMALGSAIGTGLFYGSASAIQAAGPAVLLAYMVGGAAVFMVMRALGEMAVHHPVPGSFSHYASHYMGPLAGFLTGWNYVFEMLVVCLADITAFGMYMGFWFPHVDQWVWVLSIVLFIGALNLCHVKIFGEMEFWLSIVKVSAIIAMIVGGTFLMFYGFGQETDHAVGIQNLWEHGGFMPNGIEGVIASLAIVMFAFGGIEVIGITASEAQNPEKTIPKAINAVPIRILLFYGLTLFILMCIYPWNQIGQNGSPFVQIFDSLGIQSAANILNIVVITAAVSAINSDIFGAGRMMYGMAQDKQAPKVFTKLTKSGVPWVTVMVMSVVMLLGVYLNYLLPEKIFVIIASIATFATVWVWLMILLSHVAMRRQMSAEEVKKLKFPVPFWPIGPAITIAFMVFVIALLGFFKDTQVALLVGFAWVAILSVTFFVMRKFQKS
- the queE gene encoding 7-carboxy-7-deazaguanine synthase, producing the protein MKYPINEIFQTIQGEGVFTGVPAVFIRLQGCPVGCSWCDTKQTWEKEQDKESTLGDIALKTIDSDVWAMASGEELIQLMKEKHFSAQHIVITGGEPCIYDLQPLTGILEQHGYQCQIETSGTYPIQCTDNTWVTVSPKVGMKGGLQVISQAVNRANEIKHPVAREKDIEALEKILALRTVEPSPSVALQPISQKAAATKLCIATCIQRNWRLSIQTHKYLDIQ
- the yagU_1 gene encoding Inner membrane protein yagU, with the protein product MNLFQQTPKSRRRYGLAAFIGLIAGIVSSFVKWGAEVPLPPRSPTDMFSTACSPETLIRAAEQIDCSRNFLNPPYIFLRDWLGIADPNSAVYTFAGHVFNSVGVTHIIFSIVFAVGYCIVAEIFPKIKLWQGLLAGALAQLFVHMISFPLMGLTPPLFDLPWYENVSEIFGHLIWFWSIEIIRRDLRNRITHEPDPEVPLTQPFR
- the queD gene encoding 6-carboxy-5,6,7,8-tetrahydropterin synthase; protein product: MSTTIYKDFTFEAAHKLPHVPEGHKCGRLHGHSFMVRLEITGEVDSHSGWIIDFSDVKAAFKPIWERLDHHYLNDIEGLENPTSEVLAQWIWQQTKPLLPLLSAVTVKETCNAGCVYRGEA